The Punica granatum isolate Tunisia-2019 chromosome 4, ASM765513v2, whole genome shotgun sequence genome has a window encoding:
- the LOC116205658 gene encoding 40S ribosomal protein S18, producing MSLVANEEFQHILRVLNTNVDGKQKIMFALTSIKGIGRRFANIVCKKADVDMNKRAGELSAAELDNLMVIVANPRQFKIPDWFLNRKKDYKDGKYSQVVSNALDMKLRDDLERLKKIRNHRGLRHYWGLRVRGQHTKTTGRRGKTVGVSKKR from the exons ATG TCTCTGGTCGCGAACGAGGAATTCCAGCACATTTTGCGTGTGCTGAACACTAATGTCGATGGCAAGCAGAAGATCATGTTTGCTCTCACCTCCATTAAAGGTATCGGTCGCCGATTCGCAAACATTGTCTGCAAGAAGGCCGATGTGGACATGAACAAgag GGCCGGTGAATTGAGTGCTGCTGAGCTGGATAACCTCATGGTTATCGTTGCCAATCCCCGCCAGTTCAAAATTCCAGATTGGTTTTTGAACAGGAAGAAGGATTACAAGGATGGGAAGTACTCCCAGGTAGTCTCCAATGCCCTAGATATGAAGCTCAGAGATGACTTGGAGCGGTTGAAGAAGATCAG GAACCACCGAGGTCTGAGGCACTACTGGGGCCTTCGTGTACGTGGTCAGCACACCAAGACCACCGGCCGCAGAGGGAAGACTGTTGGTGTCTCCAAGAAGCGTTAA